The proteins below are encoded in one region of Pseudonocardia sp. DSM 110487:
- a CDS encoding NUDIX hydrolase: MLIPRAAAVVLDANKVLIIKRYLRHDQADDCAMCEAGSASGPHCEGHHYAVLPGGHVETGETPEDAARRELEEETTLTATVDRLLWTGTHNRRPAYYFLMTNVEGTAQLSGDEAAAHGENNSFELLWTAPADLGTLGIHPPEVQARLAELIGV, from the coding sequence ATGTTGATCCCGAGGGCAGCCGCTGTCGTGCTGGACGCGAACAAGGTGCTGATCATCAAGCGCTATCTGCGCCATGACCAGGCCGACGACTGCGCCATGTGCGAAGCCGGCAGCGCATCAGGACCGCACTGCGAAGGTCACCACTATGCCGTCCTCCCTGGCGGCCACGTCGAGACAGGCGAAACTCCCGAGGACGCCGCACGACGCGAACTCGAGGAGGAGACGACCCTCACCGCCACGGTCGACCGACTGCTCTGGACCGGCACGCACAACAGGCGACCCGCCTACTACTTCCTCATGACCAACGTCGAAGGAACTGCGCAACTGTCTGGCGACGAGGCAGCAGCGCACGGCGAGAACAACAGCTTCGAACTGCTCTGGACCGCACCTGCGGACCTCGGAACACTCGGCATCCACCCGCCCGAAGTCCAAGCACGCCTGGCTGAACTCATCGGCGTCTGA
- a CDS encoding nucleotidyltransferase domain-containing protein, translating into MLSREILDARFPDAVGGLVAGSAARGDDTPSSDLDLIVLLSGRPAPMRSTERAQGRLVEFFVHTEESFVAFIDRERHLRRSPLLHMCAHGLIICDHDGRLARLQDLARDRWEAGPAGLADDELEDRRYRLTALLDDLADETNPADRAALAAAVFTDVADLALVSRGHWSGTGRWLTRRLREIAPDLSENLVAGLQAAVQGDASVLRNCGDAELKRIGGPLDSGYERHA; encoded by the coding sequence ATGCTGTCGCGAGAGATCCTCGATGCCCGGTTCCCGGACGCGGTGGGCGGACTGGTCGCGGGCAGCGCTGCCCGCGGAGACGACACACCGTCCTCGGATCTTGACCTGATCGTCCTGCTCTCCGGCCGTCCAGCCCCAATGCGGAGCACCGAACGCGCCCAGGGGCGGCTGGTCGAGTTCTTCGTTCACACCGAGGAATCGTTCGTGGCCTTCATCGACCGGGAGCGCCACCTACGCAGATCACCTCTACTGCACATGTGTGCTCACGGGCTGATCATCTGCGACCACGACGGGCGGTTGGCCCGACTGCAGGACCTCGCCCGTGACCGCTGGGAAGCTGGCCCCGCCGGGCTGGCCGACGACGAGCTCGAAGACCGTCGTTATCGACTGACCGCGCTGCTGGATGACCTCGCCGACGAGACCAACCCAGCTGACCGCGCCGCACTCGCAGCTGCCGTGTTCACCGACGTCGCCGACCTTGCCCTCGTCTCCCGCGGCCACTGGAGCGGAACCGGACGATGGTTGACCCGTCGACTCCGTGAGATCGCCCCTGACCTCAGCGAGAACCTGGTCGCCGGCCTGCAAGCCGCTGTTCAAGGTGACGCCTCAGTCCTCAGAAACTGCGGGGACGCCGAACTCAAGCGCATCGGAGGCCCACTCGACAGCGGCTACGAGCGCCACGCCTGA